ttttagcaggtttctataaatagcaggtttgactgaaatgaaaagggtgatcgagattcgttattttataggagatgcgttgccaagtggagatttatgttctcatcatcgaaccttccctttcgggaatggggacaaaagtaggtgtctacaatatgatatgcatgcaatgaatgagacctagacttgactctaagtgccactctgaagatagcatgattaattgaaatgggattcggatttacctagttaagcttaggctcgagctcccaattgctcttgaatttaggactttttgtatgtgttttgaagagttttgaagtttgtattgtgaggagtaatgtcgaaataaCGACGTtatatgtgttgtgctcccccttttttcgaaggaaatgaggggtatttataggagggaaatggtgcaaaacgtcagcacacgccagcgcctggcgtcaggccagcgttgggcgctgctgacgtgggctgaatgccgccaaaaaggacggaaagatgccgtccttgatttgtcttgtatgggtgtacctttgtacgaatagtacgatgtttggcacatggtgttttcttggagtttaaggcttgaatttgcgtctaaaaacaaacctttctcgggtttttgaattccggttttacggggcggggcccggcatgctcggttttgtgggtcggcgcccgaatttgacttgccttatatgattttgagtggaaaaggcctagtaagaccaatgtgatggtccactagttgagattgaacttggattttgaaattggattttggaagttgtattttgtaccgagttccgggaggggaacggtctcggggattggatctTGGACCCTGGATTTTGGAGGTATtattagcaattgggatttccgcctggagttactccaattgcctaacaaggataatggtttcgtcatcatcccaaaggggagacacaaattaggtgtctacacttctTTGTTTATTTAGCAAGTTTTTTTGGAACTCATACtccatattgaacttgaaactttgaagGTTTAACAGTTCAAACAAACTGAACTTTAGCAGTAGAAGCTGTAAAATGATAATTTTGCCAAGTAACTTTGAAGTTTTAACTGTTTTTCCTTTTCCCTGCAATCTGCAAAAATGAGATATTTATCTGTGTTTGCCACCAAAGCTACCACATTGACTACAACAgaactaaaaagaaaattaaaattcaagatGGCCAACAAAAAAGAGATATGACTAATTACTCCGTACTACAAAAGCACGGAAGAAAATAGTGTTGGATTAAATAACCAACATTAAGAAATTACTTAAATAATTAAAGCAAAACTCCCTTCCTAAAGAAAGACCAAGACATACACCAATTTAAACAAACTTCCCAccttaactaaaataaaaaaaataatttatgagTTCACGGGACTAATAACTGCATTTAAACGAAAATTAAAGTGgaatttgttgatgaacttTAGATAATCAAATAATAGTATACCAACAAGAACCAACCAAGCTTTGCTGATGAACAAAATTTGATTACCCAAGTAATCAGTTTCCTGCCAATTCTTCTCCAAATCGACGAGCCTAAAAACTTGAGATGACTTCCCCATCTCCCCCAACGAGTTAGACTTCACTACACTCAACTAAACAACTTATATGACACTTATTATCCCATAAATCATCAATTAGCATGGAATAAACAAAATCCCTAAAACAACAAGTCAATCAGATAcattaaatcccaaaaatccCCAATTTTCGCAATTAAACAACATAAATAAAGATTAACAAAACCACATACTTTAAATTCGCACCTTGATTTGAGCGATTGGAGAGATGCGGACTCAATTTGGTCTGCTCATGGAGAATTTCGTAGTGAGTGCAGAGAATTATGTGGCTCGTCGCCGGTGAGTGGATAGAATTGCGTGCCTCGTCGCCGGTGAAGGAGTAGCGGAGGGGTGCGAATGTGTGAAAGTGATGGTCGTCGCCGGTGATTTGCTCGCCATCGGAGAAGGAGCAGGGAGATGAGAGCTCGCTGGTGGAGAAGGAGCAGGGAGATGCATTGGTGTGCGCGAGTAGCAAGAACACGGGAGGTGAGAAAATGTGAGTTTGTGTTTAATAAGTTTAAAGGCTGTGCTTGTGAAACTGTTGGgaaaatttttgtttttatttttattttttgtcctcAAAGGTGGCTCTTGTTTGATAAGAGAAACTTATAAGGAGCACTTATAaggatttttctactagtgtatagTCAAAAATTGATTACAACTAGTAGAGGTTTTCACAGAATGTGGTCCCCAAACATCAATGTGGATCAGCTCAAATGGACTTGCAGCTTAATGCTACTGTGTGGAAAACTAAGTCTGGTTTGTTTTGCTATGGGACACACTTGACAGATTGTGTCCTGGATACAAGAGTTGACTTCACAACTAGGATTGATCAACTTAAGTTGACTAAAGGGTACATGACCTAATCTCAAGTGCCAAAGTTTGGAATTATTGACAGCAGTAGAACAGGTTGTGTTGCACACATGTGGCTGCATAGTAGATGTAGTTGCTATGTTTTGTTCTCCAACATTGTACAGACCAGAACTCACATCACCAAGAGGAATCAACTTCCCTTTCTGACAGCAAATAAAGCACTTGTCATGAGTAAAATGTAGCTCACAATTCAGATCCTTGCATATCTTGTGTACAGAGATTAGATTATATTTGAAATCAGGAACATGCAGCACATTGTGAAGTGTAATATCTTCATTTAAGACTACTTAACCAACATGTTTCACATGTATCTTACTGCCATCAGGTATAGTAATATATGTAGATTGATTCTCAACTCTTTTATATCCAGAAAATTGACTCAAATCATGGCAAAAGTGATATGAAGCACCACTATCAAGCAACCACTTAGAGTTAGAGTGAGATATTAAGCAGATATTACCTGCCATTAAGGCTAAGTTTGGTTGATTAGGTCCATAATTTTGCTGTTGTTTTCTCAAAAGACTCATCAACTGATTATACTGCTCCACTGAAATAGTAGTGTTGGCTTCAGTTCTTGGATTATTGGATGTGTCAGCATCAACATCTCCAGCAGTTGACATTGCAGTTGTCTTGTTGCTCTTGAAATGCTTAAAACCTGGTGGATATCCATTAATCTTGAAACATATTTCAAGACTGTGACCAGGAATTTGACAGTGTGTATAGAAATATTGAGAGTTACTTCTATTAGAACTTCCAGATTTCTGAAACTGTTGAGAACCAGTGGCTTGAGACTTGAAACTTTTGTTGTTCCAATTATCACCTCCAAATCTCCTCTTCTCAGCTACAAATGCAAGAGATTCTGTAGGATAGACAGTTTTAGACACCTCTTGATGCCTTTCTTCTTGAGCAAAGAGCATGTATGCTTCAGAAACCTTAGGTAGAGTTGGAACCATTAAAACATTTCCTCTAATTGTGGCAATGTGATCAGTTAGCTTCATCATAAACTGCATCACCATTTTTTCTTGCTGTCTTTGAAAAAACTTCTTAGTGACATTGCAGGTGCAATTGTTACAGGTACAGTAAGGCATAGGGTGAGCTTCTTCAATTGCATCCCAGATTGACTTGATTTCAGTGAAAAACTCAGAAACTTTTCTCCTTGGATTAACTCAACTAGTTTCTGTTCTAGAGAGTAAACCTGTGCCATGGAAGCCAAGCCAAATCTCTCTTCAAGATTACACCAAACCTCTCTGGCAGATTTCAAAAACATTACACTCTTAGCAATTATTTCACTCAGATTTCCTAGAATCAAAGAACACACCAAATTGTTGCACCTTTCCCATGATCTACACTCAACAGTTCCAGCATCAGGTTTGCAGATACTTCCATCAAAAAAACCTAATTTA
This sequence is a window from Spinacia oleracea cultivar Varoflay chromosome 1, BTI_SOV_V1, whole genome shotgun sequence. Protein-coding genes within it:
- the LOC110776801 gene encoding uncharacterized protein — protein: MQFMMKLTDHIATIRGNVLMVPTLPKVSEAYMLFAQEERHQEVSKTVYPTESLAFVAEKRRFGGDNWNNKSFKSQATGSQQFQKSGSSNRSNSQYFYTHCQIPGHSLEICFKINGYPPGFKHFKSNKTTAMSTAGDVDADTSNNPRTEANTTISVEQYNQLMSLLRKQQQNYGPNQPNLALMAGNICLISHSNSKWLLDSGASYHFCHDLSQFSGYKRVENQSTYITIPDGSKIHVKHKGKLIPLGDVSSGLYNVGEQNIATTSTMQPHVCNTTCSTAVNNSKLWHLRLGHLSVVKSNSLGEMGKSSQVFRLVDLEKNWQETDYLGNQILFISKACSVVVNVVALVANTDKYLIFADCREKEKQLKLQSYLAKLSFYSFYC
- the LOC110776800 gene encoding uncharacterized protein translates to MAINDDHVEDPMRNVTLPPNQDPASIYYIHPSDANSVQLVSFKFNGEGFTGWKKSMLLALSAKNKLGFFDGSICKPDAGTVECRSWERCNNLVCSLILGNLSEIIAKSVMFLKSAREVWCNLEERFGLASMAQVYSLEQKLVELIQGEKFLSFSLKSSQSGMQLKKLTLCLTVPVTIAPAMSLRSFFKDSKKKW